In one window of Coralliovum pocilloporae DNA:
- a CDS encoding thiamine pyrophosphate-dependent dehydrogenase E1 component subunit alpha, translating to MQFNREQLLEAYRSMRTIRDFEERVHEEFSGGGIPGFVHLYAGEEASAVGICSHLDNRDMIASTHRGHGHCIAKGVDVPGMMMEIYGRRNGVCGGKGGSMHIADLSKGMMGANGIVGGGPPLICGAAMTAKYKKTGGVAVAFVGDGGSNQGTTLESYNLANVWNLPVIFVVEDNGYAESTASGWSVSGTQLDRAKGFGMPGVEVDGHDFFAVHEAASECIDRARNGDGPSLMHVKLNRFFGHFEGDAMTYREEGEIQRVRAERDSLKIFRARVTEMALLEDAQLDEIDAQVAALIDQCVKESENAAAPSEADLLTDVYVTY from the coding sequence ATGCAGTTCAATCGAGAACAGTTGCTTGAAGCATATCGTTCGATGCGGACGATTCGAGATTTCGAGGAACGGGTTCATGAAGAATTTTCAGGCGGCGGCATACCAGGTTTCGTTCACCTTTACGCAGGTGAAGAAGCGTCAGCAGTTGGCATCTGCTCGCATTTGGATAATCGCGACATGATTGCAAGTACGCACCGCGGTCACGGCCATTGTATCGCGAAAGGCGTCGATGTGCCTGGGATGATGATGGAAATTTATGGCCGTCGAAACGGTGTATGCGGTGGCAAAGGTGGTTCCATGCATATTGCTGATCTGTCGAAAGGGATGATGGGCGCGAATGGTATTGTTGGCGGCGGCCCGCCCTTGATTTGTGGGGCTGCCATGACCGCAAAATACAAGAAAACGGGTGGTGTCGCAGTTGCATTCGTTGGTGATGGTGGCTCAAACCAGGGGACAACACTTGAAAGCTACAACCTTGCGAACGTTTGGAACCTCCCGGTTATCTTTGTTGTCGAAGACAACGGATATGCGGAATCCACCGCTTCCGGCTGGTCCGTCTCGGGCACTCAGCTAGACCGGGCTAAAGGTTTTGGCATGCCGGGTGTTGAAGTAGATGGGCATGATTTTTTTGCCGTCCATGAGGCTGCCAGCGAGTGTATTGACCGCGCACGTAATGGCGATGGACCCAGCCTGATGCACGTAAAACTCAACCGTTTCTTCGGACATTTTGAAGGCGATGCGATGACGTATCGCGAAGAGGGAGAAATTCAGCGTGTCCGAGCTGAACGAGACAGCCTGAAAATCTTTCGCGCTCGCGTAACAGAGATGGCTCTCCTGGAGGATGCTCAACTTGATGAGATTGATGCTCAGGTTGCGGCATTGATTGATCAATGTGTCAAAGAATCAGAGAACGCCGCAGCACCAAGCGAAGCTGATCTTCTTACTGATGTGTATGTGACCTACTAA
- a CDS encoding LysE family translocator, with protein sequence MEDIAHYLPGILLSYGAFLMAIASPGPNVLAVIGTSMAASRRSGMALAMGVATGTLTWALLTAVGLSALLATYASALFIIKVFGGLYLLFLAYKAFRSAASAHDIEATELSGGRRTSWGYLRRGYIIQMTNPKAALAWIAIISLGLVPDAPLWVAGAIVAGTFLLSVAIHLLYAVAFSTPIMVRIYGGARRFIQGALGTFFGLAGLRLLTDRS encoded by the coding sequence ATGGAAGACATTGCGCATTATCTGCCGGGCATTCTGCTGTCATACGGGGCATTTCTTATGGCGATAGCAAGCCCGGGTCCCAACGTTCTGGCTGTGATCGGGACGTCTATGGCGGCGAGCCGCCGTTCCGGGATGGCCCTGGCAATGGGGGTTGCAACCGGGACATTGACATGGGCTCTTCTCACGGCGGTCGGCCTGTCTGCCCTGCTTGCGACCTATGCGTCTGCGCTCTTCATAATCAAGGTGTTTGGTGGTCTCTATCTGCTTTTTCTTGCCTATAAGGCGTTTCGGTCCGCAGCATCCGCACACGATATTGAAGCGACAGAACTGTCAGGGGGACGGCGCACCTCATGGGGCTACTTGCGGAGAGGGTATATCATCCAGATGACCAATCCGAAGGCGGCCCTTGCATGGATTGCAATCATCTCACTCGGGCTTGTGCCCGATGCACCTCTTTGGGTCGCAGGGGCAATCGTGGCCGGGACGTTTCTTTTGTCTGTGGCCATTCACCTGCTCTATGCGGTGGCGTTTTCTACGCCAATCATGGTCAGGATATACGGCGGTGCACGCCGTTTTATTCAAGGCGCTCTTGGCACGTTCTTCGGCCTTGCCGGCCTCAGATTGCTGACAGACCGGAGTTGA
- a CDS encoding acetoin dehydrogenase dihydrolipoyllysine-residue acetyltransferase subunit — protein sequence MTSDITPIVMPKWGLAMQEGDLTTWLVEDGSQVEQGTEIAEIETTKIANVFEASITGTIHHVAQIGETLPVGALIAVMSAEGTNTDEIKAFITEFQSNFVPEETDSDTGPEPKRLSVGEIELSYLDVGPDDGDAIFLIHGFGADSNGWLFNQTALSEHMRTISVDLPGHGKSSKRVGEGSIQGLAQIISQMLDELNLQRVHLVGHSLGGGIALALAERADVTSLSLIAPAGVGAEINGDFLNGFLTAKRRKALQPVLQLLVADPELIGREMVEDVLKLKRLDGVPEALQTLIDANFQGNRQQHDLRPSLSLKPTLVLWGEKDAIIPSSQALQMPEECTVKLIPDAGHIPQMEASNDINDAILDHVKATNQ from the coding sequence ATGACCTCTGATATCACACCAATCGTCATGCCCAAATGGGGACTGGCCATGCAGGAAGGTGACCTAACAACCTGGCTTGTCGAGGACGGTAGTCAGGTCGAACAGGGCACTGAGATTGCAGAAATTGAAACAACTAAGATTGCCAATGTGTTTGAAGCATCCATTACGGGAACGATCCATCACGTTGCTCAAATTGGAGAGACACTTCCCGTCGGTGCCCTCATCGCTGTGATGAGCGCAGAAGGCACGAATACAGATGAAATCAAAGCATTCATCACAGAGTTTCAATCGAACTTCGTGCCCGAGGAAACCGACAGCGATACTGGACCCGAGCCAAAACGTCTCAGCGTTGGAGAGATCGAACTGTCCTATTTGGATGTCGGACCGGATGATGGCGACGCCATCTTCCTGATTCATGGGTTCGGCGCTGACAGCAATGGCTGGCTGTTTAACCAGACAGCCTTGTCAGAACATATGCGAACGATATCGGTCGATCTGCCAGGTCATGGGAAGTCGAGCAAAAGGGTTGGCGAAGGCAGCATTCAAGGGTTGGCCCAAATAATCAGCCAGATGCTTGATGAGCTGAACCTCCAACGCGTTCATCTGGTTGGGCATTCTCTGGGAGGTGGCATTGCCCTTGCACTCGCCGAGCGCGCAGATGTGACTTCGCTCTCGCTGATTGCTCCGGCGGGGGTTGGAGCAGAAATCAATGGCGACTTTTTGAATGGTTTCCTGACGGCGAAACGGCGCAAGGCCCTTCAGCCAGTTTTACAACTTCTTGTCGCTGACCCTGAGCTCATTGGCCGGGAAATGGTTGAAGATGTTCTTAAGTTAAAGCGCCTGGATGGTGTTCCTGAAGCCTTACAAACTCTCATCGACGCTAACTTTCAAGGAAACCGTCAGCAGCATGATCTGAGACCTTCCCTTTCACTGAAACCAACGCTCGTTCTATGGGGTGAAAAGGATGCCATCATCCCGTCAAGCCAAGCATTGCAGATGCCTGAAGAGTGCACGGTAAAGCTCATACCTGATGCGGGGCATATCCCCCAAATGGAAGCGTCAAATGACATCAATGATGCAATTCTGGATCATGTAAAGGCAACGAACCAATGA
- a CDS encoding HalD/BesD family halogenase: MNHLLDLETYPLDRPDSPGYAALVERCRADLATHGMFNLPGFLKEGVAQKAADAATPAMETVSFRHARWHNVYFRDDMPGIETNHPAMVQSQTVNHTLTADQLEGNPVLEVYEWQPFADFLAATMGKPQLYQMADRMARVNVQATRAGEGLNWHFDRSEFTTTILLQAPEIGGQLEYRKDLRTADNPNYDGVAALLAGEDPDVRQIMPEPGALNVFRGVNTPHRVVPVQGPRDRITAIFSYYETPGVMFSAEEQKGFYGRTAG, translated from the coding sequence ATGAACCATCTGCTTGATCTTGAAACTTATCCGCTGGATCGTCCTGACAGCCCCGGCTATGCCGCACTGGTTGAACGGTGCCGCGCTGATCTGGCAACCCATGGCATGTTCAACCTGCCCGGTTTCCTGAAGGAGGGTGTGGCGCAGAAGGCGGCGGATGCGGCAACGCCGGCCATGGAGACCGTGTCCTTCCGGCATGCGCGCTGGCACAATGTCTATTTCAGGGATGACATGCCGGGGATTGAGACCAATCATCCCGCAATGGTGCAGTCGCAGACCGTCAATCACACCCTCACGGCGGATCAGCTGGAGGGGAACCCGGTTCTCGAAGTCTATGAATGGCAGCCCTTTGCCGACTTTCTGGCCGCCACCATGGGAAAGCCGCAGCTCTATCAGATGGCGGACAGAATGGCCCGGGTGAATGTGCAGGCCACACGGGCGGGAGAGGGACTGAACTGGCATTTCGACCGGTCAGAGTTCACCACGACAATCCTGTTACAGGCCCCTGAAATCGGAGGGCAGCTGGAATACCGCAAGGACCTGCGCACCGCAGACAATCCCAATTATGACGGTGTCGCCGCGCTTCTCGCAGGGGAAGACCCGGACGTCAGACAGATCATGCCCGAACCCGGTGCCCTCAACGTCTTCCGCGGCGTCAACACCCCGCACCGCGTCGTCCCCGTCCAGGGCCCCCGCGACCGCATCACCGCAATCTTCTCCTATTACGAAACACCCGGTGTGATGTTCTCAGCAGAAGAGCAGAAAGGGTTCTACGGGCGAACGGCGGGATAA
- a CDS encoding helix-turn-helix transcriptional regulator has protein sequence MLDSITELPRRQILFAVFLLFVFATSIHEIVSEFAAGETLSEMFDDIGRLSLGVAVFLMLAYEYRAQRKAVHRLKEQLIGFKSGLSRLEPKTVKIGNQYRAVMQHQFDVWQLTESEQNVVIMLLKGLSFQEIAQLRNTREKTVRQQASSVYRKAGVTGRNELAAWFFEDLLDPQQD, from the coding sequence ATGCTGGATTCGATTACTGAACTGCCCAGGCGGCAGATTTTATTCGCAGTCTTCTTGCTCTTTGTCTTTGCTACGAGCATCCATGAGATTGTCTCGGAATTTGCAGCGGGGGAAACTCTCTCCGAGATGTTCGACGATATAGGCCGCCTGTCTCTGGGCGTGGCCGTATTCTTGATGTTAGCTTACGAATACCGGGCTCAGAGAAAGGCCGTTCACAGGTTGAAAGAGCAACTCATCGGATTCAAAAGCGGCCTGTCCCGTCTGGAGCCGAAGACCGTGAAAATCGGCAATCAGTACAGGGCCGTCATGCAGCATCAGTTTGATGTGTGGCAATTGACCGAAAGCGAACAGAATGTGGTGATCATGCTGCTGAAAGGCCTTTCGTTTCAGGAAATCGCACAATTGCGTAACACGCGCGAAAAGACCGTCCGTCAACAGGCTTCCAGCGTCTACCGCAAAGCTGGCGTAACAGGGCGAAACGAACTGGCGGCCTGGTTCTTTGAAGATCTGCTGGACCCCCAACAGGACTGA
- a CDS encoding LysR family transcriptional regulator — MSERLDIEGLRALLAISAHGGVTRAAEHLALSQPAVSHKIKRLETALDCDLLARRSGGPLFTEAGELLLTYAGRMMDLHDEALAVLGKKPLSGTIRLGMTEDTTGGDIARILGRFTRGYPDIQVRTRISQSLALSGWLKESEIDIAVMQVFTRDVQKNDLVLFEDNLHWIKAPDMRLNLVRPVPLIAFDSNCIYKHWAQGEGSRFGHRFDVVMECPSASGMLSCVRSGLGVAVLNKLHLSPEFEIIEDLFPEPPAISYIVRILPKTRNEAVLALAQEISRDVRRAIPLRVA; from the coding sequence ATGTCAGAAAGACTGGATATCGAAGGCCTGCGCGCGTTGCTAGCGATCTCTGCTCACGGCGGGGTGACTCGCGCCGCCGAGCATCTGGCACTATCTCAACCTGCTGTCAGTCATAAGATTAAGCGGCTGGAGACGGCGCTGGATTGCGATCTTTTGGCGCGCCGTTCAGGCGGACCTCTGTTCACTGAGGCCGGGGAGCTCTTGCTTACCTACGCCGGGCGCATGATGGACCTGCATGACGAAGCCTTAGCTGTGCTAGGCAAGAAACCTTTGTCTGGCACCATCCGGCTTGGCATGACAGAAGACACCACAGGTGGCGACATTGCGCGCATATTGGGCCGCTTCACACGCGGCTATCCGGATATCCAGGTCCGTACGCGTATCAGTCAAAGTCTGGCGTTGTCTGGTTGGCTGAAAGAAAGCGAAATTGATATTGCAGTGATGCAGGTCTTTACCCGCGATGTGCAAAAGAATGACTTGGTACTTTTTGAAGACAACCTGCACTGGATCAAAGCGCCAGACATGCGGCTGAACCTCGTTCGACCGGTCCCGCTCATCGCTTTTGACAGCAACTGCATCTACAAACACTGGGCGCAAGGCGAAGGCAGCCGGTTCGGGCACCGGTTTGACGTTGTCATGGAATGTCCAAGTGCATCGGGGATGCTATCATGTGTGCGGTCAGGGCTTGGAGTAGCAGTGTTAAACAAGCTGCATCTGTCACCCGAGTTTGAGATCATTGAGGACTTGTTTCCCGAGCCCCCGGCAATCTCATACATTGTTCGCATTCTGCCGAAGACCCGTAATGAAGCTGTGTTGGCACTGGCTCAGGAAATCTCCCGCGATGTTCGCCGAGCAATCCCTCTTCGTGTTGCCTGA
- a CDS encoding carboxymuconolactone decarboxylase family protein, which translates to MTYKTYADDLDQRLGQLYKTAAKPMQAYGGLVQAASSPGEIDSKTKELMAVAISITSRCEDCIVYHCRSALQHGATEREIAETIAVAVEMGGGPAAVYGARALAAFRDLKS; encoded by the coding sequence ATGACCTATAAAACCTACGCAGATGATTTAGACCAGCGGTTAGGCCAGCTTTATAAAACCGCAGCCAAGCCGATGCAGGCTTACGGTGGCCTGGTGCAGGCAGCTTCCTCTCCTGGAGAAATAGATTCCAAAACGAAAGAATTGATGGCAGTTGCCATATCTATCACCTCCCGGTGTGAAGATTGTATTGTGTATCATTGCCGCTCGGCACTTCAGCATGGAGCCACCGAGAGGGAAATTGCAGAAACAATTGCTGTTGCGGTAGAAATGGGAGGGGGCCCAGCTGCCGTATACGGAGCGAGAGCATTAGCTGCCTTTAGAGATCTAAAAAGTTGA
- a CDS encoding sigma-54-dependent Fis family transcriptional regulator yields MPYNHYDVIDQALAGSTNNRDPFVVESWRRCVDSHGLDPMRPNSSNIVSAEKLREHREQSEHLIRIARSGLQTLFRQVAGQNYVLLLADNAGVTIDYFGDPTFEDDLRSAGLYLGSDWSEENAGTCGVGAVIMSGEAGTVHQSDHFNIAHVPLSCTAAPIFDTNGMLSAVLDISLLRSPQPKVSQSLALQLVQTSVRRIELANLMARTRSDWVLRFSSLPEFLDVDPEAGIALDGSGRIIGITNGASKILARASGLNWRNPDKIVGQNLNTFFDLTIDEMPNLTRARPTEERIIFLRNGEALFGHAIAPQSRLLEKSLQKSPTRIALGDDDQIVSGLAEQAERLARSRVPILIEGETGTGKERLARAIHTITGKDRPFVAVNCASIPEMMLEEELFGVSGKNARHGLVEAANGGTLFLDEIGDMSLAVQARLLRLLANETVQPVGSAVSTPVKIKLVSATQRSLVEMVREGAFRSDLYFRLAPATLKLPALRTRNDIGTIATRILREITITHSEHWQLTAAALADLSSRQWPGNIRELRGVLEVAVALSDHAVIDVEDLPAPAFPETDLKQETEDLKTLLDGFNWNLSRVARQLGVDRSTIHRRIKREGLVRPH; encoded by the coding sequence ATGCCGTACAATCATTATGATGTCATTGATCAGGCGTTGGCCGGTTCAACCAATAATCGAGACCCTTTCGTGGTAGAAAGCTGGCGGCGTTGCGTGGACAGCCATGGCCTTGATCCTATGCGTCCTAATTCGTCCAATATCGTTTCAGCTGAAAAATTGCGTGAGCACCGGGAACAATCCGAACACCTGATCCGCATCGCACGTAGCGGACTACAAACACTATTTCGCCAGGTTGCCGGTCAGAACTATGTTTTGCTGCTTGCTGATAACGCCGGTGTCACCATTGATTATTTTGGCGATCCTACATTCGAGGATGATCTGCGCTCAGCTGGCCTTTATCTGGGATCCGATTGGTCGGAAGAAAATGCCGGCACATGTGGTGTGGGTGCCGTTATCATGTCTGGTGAAGCAGGAACGGTGCATCAATCCGACCATTTTAATATCGCACACGTTCCGCTGAGTTGCACAGCAGCCCCCATTTTCGATACGAATGGCATGTTATCTGCCGTGCTTGATATATCGCTGTTGCGATCACCTCAACCCAAGGTCAGTCAGAGTCTGGCACTTCAGCTTGTACAGACATCCGTCAGGCGTATAGAACTTGCCAACTTAATGGCACGCACACGCAGTGACTGGGTTTTAAGGTTTTCCAGTTTGCCGGAATTTCTTGATGTCGATCCCGAGGCAGGCATTGCCCTTGATGGCTCCGGCCGCATTATCGGTATCACAAACGGTGCATCCAAGATCTTGGCGCGGGCGAGCGGATTGAATTGGCGCAACCCTGACAAAATTGTTGGCCAGAATCTGAATACTTTTTTTGATCTAACGATTGATGAAATGCCAAACCTCACACGGGCGAGACCCACCGAGGAACGGATCATCTTTCTGCGGAACGGGGAAGCCCTGTTCGGGCATGCGATTGCCCCTCAGAGCAGATTACTGGAAAAATCGCTACAAAAGTCCCCGACCCGTATTGCTTTGGGCGACGATGATCAGATTGTTTCCGGACTTGCCGAACAAGCTGAGCGACTGGCCAGAAGCCGGGTACCTATCCTGATTGAGGGAGAGACCGGGACAGGCAAGGAACGCCTCGCTCGTGCGATCCATACAATAACCGGCAAAGATCGACCTTTTGTCGCTGTCAATTGTGCTTCTATTCCAGAAATGATGCTTGAGGAGGAACTCTTTGGTGTCAGCGGGAAGAATGCCAGACACGGGCTTGTTGAAGCGGCAAATGGTGGAACACTGTTTTTGGACGAGATCGGGGATATGTCTTTGGCTGTTCAGGCTCGTCTCCTCCGTCTTCTTGCTAACGAAACTGTACAACCGGTAGGTTCTGCCGTCTCGACACCTGTAAAAATTAAGCTTGTCTCGGCAACACAACGTAGTTTGGTTGAGATGGTTCGGGAAGGTGCATTCAGGAGTGATCTGTATTTCCGTCTAGCACCTGCCACATTGAAGCTGCCTGCCTTGCGAACCCGAAACGACATAGGCACGATCGCAACCAGAATCTTGCGAGAAATTACAATTACACATTCTGAGCATTGGCAGTTAACAGCAGCGGCCCTAGCTGACCTTTCCTCCAGACAATGGCCAGGGAACATCCGTGAATTGCGCGGCGTTCTCGAGGTGGCTGTCGCCTTATCTGATCACGCGGTTATTGATGTTGAGGATCTTCCCGCTCCGGCGTTCCCTGAAACGGACCTAAAGCAAGAGACTGAAGATTTAAAAACATTGCTTGATGGTTTTAACTGGAACCTTTCTCGGGTGGCACGTCAGCTTGGCGTGGATCGCAGCACCATCCACAGGCGTATAAAACGCGAAGGTCTGGTCCGCCCTCACTGA
- a CDS encoding multicopper oxidase domain-containing protein, with the protein MSFKLTRRQVLAGSGAVLSAGLIRPVWAKTPSSRLPIPKLVDATDGNPVDLRIGEGQMAFLSGVSTRTLGISQNYLGPTIRTRKGTTLALHYQNTLSEGVAIHGHGLHVPGDVDGGPQSEIAPGAEWKPRLSIVQPAATCWYHSHTHGKSGEQVYRGLAGMTIIDDEESDGLELPNRYGVDDLPVIIQDRTFDTSGQFVYSLTEAPEDGWYGDTVLINGAINPYANVPAGKIRLRVLNGANARFYIVAFADGRSFFKIASDGGLLSAPVEMTEMEMSPGERCEIIVDLEDGKTAELLTLFEDDYDAEGIGGSLIQSLLGIGRPAPAPALTLKADPSLKAHTGPLPKSLVTIHRPGEGEIARTRDFILDMSHADDTSHTGHTSHTGHAMMDMTINGAAMNMDVINERVSRGVWERWRIRSNQGEHPFHVHGCSFLIDKISGAPPPPDQQGWKDTLVLDDDGWSEMIVRFDHLATEQFPYMYHCHILEHEDRGMMGQFTVS; encoded by the coding sequence ATGTCCTTCAAACTTACACGCCGTCAGGTGCTGGCCGGAAGCGGTGCCGTCCTTTCAGCTGGACTGATCCGCCCCGTATGGGCGAAAACTCCCTCAAGCAGGCTACCTATTCCAAAACTTGTAGACGCAACGGACGGCAATCCGGTCGACCTCCGGATTGGTGAAGGTCAAATGGCGTTCCTGTCGGGTGTTTCAACACGCACATTGGGGATCAGTCAGAACTATCTGGGCCCTACAATTCGGACCCGCAAGGGCACGACTTTGGCTCTTCACTATCAGAATACGCTTTCAGAAGGCGTTGCCATTCACGGTCACGGCCTTCATGTGCCGGGAGATGTTGATGGTGGCCCCCAATCTGAAATCGCGCCGGGTGCGGAATGGAAGCCACGTCTCTCAATTGTTCAGCCTGCTGCAACCTGCTGGTATCACTCACACACCCATGGCAAATCCGGGGAGCAGGTTTATCGCGGTCTGGCCGGGATGACGATCATTGATGACGAGGAAAGTGACGGGCTGGAACTCCCGAACCGGTACGGTGTGGATGACCTGCCGGTTATTATTCAGGATCGGACATTCGATACCAGCGGCCAGTTTGTCTATTCACTGACTGAGGCGCCAGAGGACGGCTGGTATGGTGATACAGTTCTTATAAACGGCGCAATAAACCCCTATGCCAATGTTCCCGCAGGGAAAATCAGACTTAGGGTGCTCAATGGTGCCAATGCGCGGTTTTACATTGTGGCATTCGCTGATGGCCGGTCATTCTTCAAGATTGCTTCAGACGGTGGACTGTTGTCCGCACCCGTCGAAATGACCGAAATGGAAATGTCGCCGGGTGAACGGTGCGAGATCATTGTCGATCTTGAAGACGGGAAGACGGCAGAACTCCTGACGCTGTTTGAAGATGACTATGATGCAGAAGGCATCGGTGGCAGCCTGATCCAGAGCCTTCTGGGCATCGGGCGACCTGCCCCTGCCCCCGCCTTGACATTGAAGGCAGACCCTTCTCTCAAGGCGCATACCGGCCCGCTGCCAAAATCACTGGTCACCATTCACCGTCCAGGCGAAGGCGAAATTGCCAGGACACGTGATTTCATACTCGATATGAGCCATGCGGATGACACGTCCCACACGGGGCACACGTCTCATACTGGCCATGCAATGATGGACATGACCATCAATGGTGCGGCCATGAATATGGATGTCATCAACGAACGGGTTTCCCGCGGTGTGTGGGAGCGCTGGCGTATCCGCTCCAATCAGGGCGAGCATCCGTTCCACGTTCATGGATGCTCGTTCCTGATAGACAAAATCTCGGGCGCTCCCCCGCCGCCAGATCAGCAGGGATGGAAAGACACATTGGTCCTGGATGATGATGGCTGGTCAGAAATGATCGTCCGGTTCGACCATCTGGCGACAGAGCAATTCCCGTACATGTATCATTGTCACATTCTGGAGCATGAGGATCGTGGCATGATGGGGCAGTTTACGGTCAGCTGA
- a CDS encoding alpha-ketoacid dehydrogenase subunit beta translates to MAKKSYRQAINEAIAQEMRRDENVLLWGEDNAGGAGAKGEDDAWGGVLGVTKGLYPEFGPDRVLDTPISESAFVGAAAGAAATGLRPVVELMFADFMGVCFDQIFNQAAKFRYMFGGKAVTPLVVRTMYGAGFRAASQHSQCLYSLFTHVPGLKVVVPSSPYEAKGLMIQAIRDDDPVIFFEHKVMYDEEEEVPDDPYTIPFGEANLTREGDDVTIVALGRMVGFANQVADKLEKEGISCTVLDPRTTSPFDTETLMECVEETGRVVVVDESNPRCSMASDISSMIAQDAFGALKAPIKMVTAPHTPVPFAPELEDLYVPSTAKIEAAVRATFA, encoded by the coding sequence ATGGCGAAAAAATCGTATCGTCAGGCAATCAATGAAGCAATTGCCCAGGAAATGCGCCGCGATGAAAATGTACTCCTTTGGGGTGAAGATAATGCTGGTGGTGCCGGTGCTAAAGGTGAGGATGACGCCTGGGGCGGCGTGCTGGGCGTAACGAAAGGCCTTTATCCGGAATTCGGCCCTGATCGAGTGTTGGATACGCCGATTAGCGAAAGCGCCTTTGTGGGTGCTGCAGCTGGTGCGGCTGCAACCGGCCTTCGGCCTGTTGTTGAATTGATGTTCGCAGATTTCATGGGCGTCTGTTTTGACCAGATTTTCAATCAGGCAGCCAAGTTCAGATATATGTTTGGCGGCAAAGCGGTGACGCCTCTCGTGGTTCGGACCATGTATGGGGCTGGATTTCGCGCAGCCAGTCAGCACAGTCAGTGCTTATATTCCTTGTTTACCCATGTGCCGGGACTGAAGGTTGTCGTTCCGTCTTCACCATACGAAGCAAAGGGATTGATGATCCAGGCCATTCGCGATGATGACCCTGTTATCTTCTTCGAGCACAAGGTTATGTATGATGAAGAAGAAGAAGTGCCGGACGATCCTTATACAATCCCGTTTGGCGAAGCAAACCTCACCCGTGAAGGAGACGATGTTACTATTGTTGCACTTGGACGTATGGTTGGGTTTGCCAATCAGGTCGCCGATAAACTCGAAAAGGAAGGCATCAGCTGCACCGTGCTGGATCCGCGAACAACCTCGCCTTTCGATACGGAAACCTTGATGGAATGTGTTGAAGAGACCGGTCGCGTTGTGGTGGTGGATGAAAGTAATCCGCGTTGTTCCATGGCGTCCGATATTTCGTCGATGATAGCACAGGATGCGTTTGGGGCTCTCAAAGCGCCTATCAAAATGGTGACAGCCCCCCATACACCGGTACCTTTTGCACCGGAGCTTGAGGACCTTTACGTGCCGAGCACAGCTAAGATCGAAGCCGCTGTTCGCGCGACCTTTGCTTAA
- the nqrM gene encoding (Na+)-NQR maturation NqrM has product MTTFFLAFFILLLVMVGMSLGVMLMGKRIKGSCGGLNAISGADKCVVCSKEIDPNSPLRDKLQCRRARMAAESEQASA; this is encoded by the coding sequence ATGACGACCTTTTTTCTGGCATTCTTCATTCTGCTGCTCGTGATGGTGGGCATGTCGCTGGGCGTGATGCTGATGGGTAAACGCATCAAGGGCAGCTGCGGCGGCCTCAATGCCATCTCCGGTGCCGACAAATGCGTGGTCTGCTCCAAGGAAATCGATCCCAACAGCCCCTTGCGCGACAAACTCCAATGCCGCCGCGCCCGCATGGCTGCAGAGAGCGAACAGGCGTCTGCTTGA